catatatatatatatatatatatatatacatatatacatacgtacatatctgtatatatatatatatatatatatatatatatgtatatatatatatatatgtgtgtgtgtgtgtgtgtgtgtgtgtgtgtgtgtgtgtgtgtgtgtgtgtgtgtgtgtgtgtgtgtgtgtgtgtgtgagtgtgtgtgtgtgtgtgtgtgtgtgtgtatgtgcgtgtgtatttatttatctagttacctattcatatatctttctaccattttctgtatgtctgtatctatctacctatatatatctctatataggtACATAATATGAGTGAAACATTATGACAACCCCGAATGAAGGACAGTGAAATAGTTCGTGTCTGAGTGAACCGGCCGCAGCAGGTGTTTGCATTATCTTTAAGGTAGGTTTCAGACCCCCTGTGAACTGCTACTTATATTACCTTGTATGGAATCATATGGCACCACGTTCATTTGCAACCATTATTTATATGTTGATAATGATCGTTGACAGATTTCTTTCTCTTGTAATacatttatcatgataattagtCCGAAGCACatgtagaataaagaaaatatttcagTAAGTCGGTGGTACTTGTTCTGATACCAATTCGTATATAAATAGATTCAAATTTTCCTAAGTTGGGAATGGTTATCCAATATATATTTCGGGTATCATAGAAGCTAAGCAAGAATATGATGTATTTTATAACCGTACTTATAtaattaagtaaaataataaagtgTCAAATCGCCAGGCTATGTGTCATACATTTATAGAAGCATATGTTAGTGCCATGTTTTATGTTTGCGAAGTAGACAATTTTATTACCATGTTTATATTTCGCATCCTTAACAGGTCAGGTTTCGTGTAACTGAATCTTTCCAGGATAAATTTGGAGGCTGGTTAAATATAAATGGAAGTAGGAAATTATGTTTTCTTAAACAATATGTTAaaattgtatataatacacacacacacacacacacacacacacacacacacacacacacacacacacacacacacacactcacacgcacatacacaatcaaacacatacGTGCATAACTCATCAGACTGCCTATTCCAGTGAAAAGAATTAATCTCCTCAACATTTATGCTTACTGGTAACTACACAAAACGCAGTTtcgtttctcttttatatatttcttattcttttctcagtCTCAGAAGGTTCTGATTACCACATAAGGCAACCATTGCTCAAAGGGAGACTAATATCCTCTTCTAACATTAGAAAAGTCCATGTCTTCTCTCTGATGAAGAACACTGCTTCTTGTAAAACAGAGTTAACACTTTATTAACGTCCGTCCGTTGAAACATTAAGCCAGCTGCAACCCCTTTTCCATCCACTTAACGAACGGCCTGGCTTTTCCCTTAAGCAGCAGTATAGCTGAGAGGACTAAACGCAAATTTGCAAATGCAACTGACACGGGGCTGTCACTTTAAAAGGGTTTTTGGAACTGGTAGAATGCGTTACATACATGGAAGAAACGTGGGAACAGAAAAATGCCCAAACCTCTCAAAGGTAACCTCAGAAACAGCGGATGGGTTTGCAGTGTCAAGGAGCCTGGAATTGGCTGTATGATCTTCACTTTGGTCACCCTACATCTTCCCAGCTCGCGACCCAGAAACGGCAACCTGTTTGAGGAGCTTTGGTCTGAAACCTAGATGATAATTTGTTTCGTTAAAGATATTTGGAAAGTTGCTCGGGATTTCGAAAGGAAGAAGATGTAACCAGAACaagtattattgttaatctttGTAAATTATGATACGTATATTCAAAATTGTCTGTCTATTGTCAATTGTTATATAATTACTCCTTTTTATAATTGCCTTATCAGTGAATTAAATGGGACCATAGCGTAACACTCTTCAAATATAATATCAAGACTGGCGGGATACATGCAAGGTCTTCTCAAATTATCTCATACCATGCCATTTGTGATATAAATTGTCATCTTTCCTTGGGCTGAAAAACGCGTAACAGTTATGATTTCAGGCAAACTCACTTGCCAGCCTTGGAGACCAGTGCACATGGAGACGCCCAAGCACTACGGATCAAATGATGCGCCAAACGGAACTCTACCTGTTTCTGAAGGACTTCCCTTTTGAGTGGAAGGCAGAAACACAGGGATGAAGCACattacgcgtgtgtgtttgtgtgtgtatacatacatacatggtagaaaaaaacaccatGCACAAACTGTTGtttcatttccaataaatctagtttgtgcattgagttttaccattcatatatatatacatatacttacatacttacatatgtacacacacacacacacacacacacacaaatatgtatatatgtatatacatatatacatatatatatatatatatatatatatatatatatatatatatatataaatatatatgtaaataaatatatatatatatattcatatatatgaaaatatatgaatatatatatatatatataaataaataagtatatatataaatgcatatatatatatatatatatatatatatatatatatatatatatactcaatacatacacacatacactcacacacacacacacacacacacacacacacacacacacatacacacacacacacacacacacacacacacacataaacacacacacacacacacacataaacacacacacacacacacacacacacacacacacacacccacacacacacacacacatacacacacacacatacatatatatatgtatatatatacatgcatacaaatatatacatgtatgcacatatatacaaacatatatatatatatgtatatatatataaataaatatatatatatatatatatatatatatactttatatataagcaaaatacAAACTAGTACAAAAAGAATACCCTGTGTGCACAGATAAAATGGAACAGTTATTCATCTTGCTGTGTATCGTTTTACATAaacgcatacttacacatattatttatataagttatataatcaaagcatgcataaatgtatatatatatatatatatatgtatatatgtatgtaagtatacatatacatttatgtatatatatgtatatatatatacatatacatacatatgtatgtatgtatgtatgtatgtatatatgtatatatatgtatatatatatatatatatatatatatatatatatatatatatatatatatgcacacacacacaacacacacacacacacacacacacacaaacacacacacacatttatatatatatgtatacatatatatatatatatatatatatatatatatattcatatatatatattatatatgtataatatatgtatgtttatatatacacacacacacacataaacatatacgtgggtgtgtgtgtgtgcgtgtgtttgcgcgcgcgtgtgtgtatgtatgtgtgtgtgtgtgtgtgtgtgtgtgtgtgtgtgtgtgtgtgtgtgtgtgtgtgtgcgtgtgcgtgtgtataatataagtatatatatacatacacacacatatatatctatatatatatagatctatctatatatctatatatctatttacatagatatgtatatatatatgtatatatatatgtatatatatatatatatatatatatatatatatatatatatatgcatacacacacacatattgtatatacatatatatgtatatatatgtatatatatatatatatatatatattggtaaactGATAAATGTATAAGTTGGTattcatgcatgcgtacatacatgcatgcattcatatataccttcatgcttacatacatatatgcattatatgaatgattaaataaataaataagcaaacacataaacgaatgaataaatgaacacacacacacacacactcacacacgcacacacacacacacacactcacacacacacacacacacaaataccccccccccccccccccacacacacacaaacctaaacccacacacacacacacacacacacacacacaaacacaaacctacacacacacacacacacacacacacaaacacaaatctacacacacaaacacaaatctacacacacacacacacacacacacacaaacaaacgcgcgcACCTGATAACAAGAATCTATAATGGCTAAACACCGAACAGCACGCAGGACCGGAAAGCTCTCCTccattttccgttttctatatGAACCCATAATTCATAATATGTGAAAGTGGGAAAAGCCGGTGTCCTCGAGCGTCTCCCCTTCCTGGCGTCTGCTGCCATCTGGTGGGAGAGGTTGAAAACGAGCTCGAAAGCGGATGCATCGGAGAAAATTAAGTGAGATTTCAGGTTACTTTCCAATACTGTTATGATTGTGAAGGGTGGATGACGTAATGGTGATTTTATTGGAGACGAGAAGTAATTATCGtgataaaattaaaataagttTACTGGTCACATTTATCAATATCGAGATGATGAAAGGGATTATAtgtatggtttaaaaaaaaaaaatttgtgagggagggggggcataaaacaaaaacaaaaaaaggtctATTAACTTAAAACACAGTTAATCCAAACTTTAGATCAAACACAAAACActcatggaaaagagagagagatagagagagagagagatagatagatagatagatagatagatagagagagagagatagagagagaaagagagagagagagagagagagagagagagagagagagagagagagagagagagagagagagagagagagagagagagaaagtgagtgagagagagagagagagagagagagagagagagagagagagagagagagagagagagagagagagagagagagagagaaagagagagaaagaaagagagagagagagagagagagagagagagagagagagagagagagagagagagagagagagagagagataaggagatagagagagagagagagagagagagagagagagagagagagagagagagagagagagagagagagagagagatagagagatagagagagagagagagagagagagagagagagagagagagagagagagagagagagagagagagagagagagagagagagagagagagagagagagagagagagagaagagagagagagagagagagagagataaggagatagagagagagagagagagagagagaaggagataaagagagagagagagagagagagagagagagagagagagagagagagagagagagagagagagagagagagagagagagagagagagagagagagagagagagagagagagagagagaaagagagagagagagagaaagagagagagagagagataaggagatagagagagagagaaagcgagagaaagagagagagagagagagagagagagagagagagagagagagagagagagagagagagagagagagagagagagagagagagagaagacagagagagagagagagagagagagagagagagagagagagagagagagagagagagagagagagagatagagagagagaaaaacacacaggtTTTTAACCAAAGAGTTCATCACACCAGCTGTCAACGCCACATCACCCGGGGTCAGAAAAGGTCAAATGAAtgatacattaaaaaataagaagaaagaaaagaaaagaagatggaaaaaaaataaataaagaaaaaaaaagaaaaaaaaaaaacattgggaaAGGGTTAACTCTGCATGACCTCGCCTGGGTAGGCAGGGCCCTTCTCTCGCCTGAGGTCGCTGAAATTTGACCTTTCTCTGCATGACTAAAATATACAGTTTGATGATGAAAGTTGTGTTCAGGATTGAAGGAATGTCGTAGACAATTAtacttattttgttgtttaattattttatgataaaaaaatcttattaatgATGAATAACAGAAGATGATGGCAGATCTTGATaattgatagttataataataacgaagatactAATAATTTATCGTGATAATAGgggagaagatgataataatgatataatggcaattcatagtaatgataatgataataaacagcaaTACTGGAAGtaatagaaagaacaaaaaacgaaaataaagcattaatgaaaacgataatgataataatacgattaTTGCTATCTTTTNNNNNNNNNNNNNNNNNNNNNNNNNNNNNNNNNNNNNNNNNNNNNNNNNNNNNNNNNNNNNNNNNNNNNNNNNNNNNNNNNNNNNNNNNNNNNNNNNNNNTCCGTTGCGCAAGAACGGTGCATTGCTTTCATCCGCGCCGAGTCAAGGCTGAAGTGACCTCTTAATACCAGGTCAAATCTGCTATCAAACGGCCGCCAAATCTAGGCCTAAGCGACCCGCAGTTGATAACGAATGTTGTAGAAGTGTTCCAGAACCTATTAATGACCCGACGGATGCAAAAATCCCGAGGAATATCGAAGGTAAAATGCAAAATCCGAACAAATGATATTCCATATAAGGAGTGGAAGTTTCAGGTGGTGTACTGGGCATCAGCTGAGAGGTCGAGAGGCGACGGGAGGGTTCAGTGTGCTGCCGTCTGGCGCCGAGGAAGGACGTGTGTTGCAGACGTCTCATTCGCTCTCTAAATTCACGcgctttctcgtcctcctccttgcccGCTTGTGTTTGTCGGTGGTGCGCAGTTCGGAACATTCCTCGCCAATGGACATGTCGCTGTAGACAGGAAAtctgttttgcattattttatgaCCGATAGTCCGTTACAAAACGAAGAAAGCTTTAACTGAAAGAACTTTTGCAAAAGGACTCAGTGTAAAGTATCCGACAGACACCCGAGTTTGATTTTTGGTTTTGAAAAAGCAACGCTTCGTTATGGCGAAGTCGGAAGAGTCAGTGCCGACGGCCGAGAGTGCGAGGCAAGCGgtcgatgacaacaacaacacagataacaataacaacaccgacGACCACCAGGACAGCGACGCTCACGACGATGTGAAGACGGACGCAGCGTCCAGCGGGAAGTACCAGCTGCGGCCGCGGTCGGTTCACGCCCGGCGCCTCTGCGACAGCGACTGGAGCTTCGGGGAGAGCCTGCGACACAAGCCGCGTGCGGCGCCGCTGTCCAGGTACCGCAGGAAGACCGCCAACGCCCGGGAGCGCTACCGCATGCGGCAGATCAACACCGCCTTCGAGAGCCTCCGCGGCGTGTTGCCGTCGTGGGTGTGCAGTCGCCGCGCCGCCTCGGACATGACCAAGATCGCCACGCTGAGACTCGCCTCCGCCTACATCCGGTCCCTGCAGGACATCCTGGACGGCAGCGCCCCGCAGGACACGTGCTCGTGGGTCCTGTCCACCATCCTGGACGGCCCTAGCCGCTGCCCGAAGGAGGCCCAGCTCTCGAAGACGTCCCAGCTGGCCGCGGGCGACTCGCAGCTGCAGTCCGACTACGAGCTGGCTACTCTCCTGGCCAGCTCGGAGGCGCAGCTGTTCCAAGACAACCTGGACACCTTCGCCTACCTGAGCCCGGCGTGCGAGGGGGAGCCCGTAGCACTCCTGCTGGAGCCCGACCCCCCCACCTCGCGGGCCTGGGCCGAGGGTCACTATCCGCCCACTCCGCTGGTGACCTGATGGCCGGGGGTCACAGGTCGCCgaacccttcctcattctcctgtgTATCCTGTAGCACTGGTCTCTGTCAAGTCTCACTGTAGGTCACGTGATGTCCCAGTCTTCACTGCTCGCTTCCTCCCGTAGGTAATGCTTAATGACTTGGTGACTGACTGACCCAGGTCGTGCACCTCTTATCAGCCCCGGTCGCCGCTGCCCTCACTTCCGAAACAAAGCCTGGACCTGCCGATGAACACAGGTTGCCTTCTCACGGACCTGTGGTGATAACACTATCTCCTTTCTCCCCGTATGACCTGACGAGCGCTAATTTCAGGTCACTTCACATTCTCCGTTTTCATCAGCGTAACTCCTTGACAAATGAGGTGACCTGATATTCGAAGACGTTACTTCTCGTGACCTGATATAACCTGACAGAACTCCCTGTAGATTAGGTCTTTTATACTGTGATGAGAACAGGTGAAACATCTGGTTTTAATGTGATGAAATATGATTACTTGCAACCCTGTTTGTTAGAAAAGACAGGTAATATATTCGAAACGTTTACATAGTTTAAGGAATTCAAGTTCATTACCGAATGATTTTGGTAAATGATCTGCTCACTGTTTTATTTCTATTGGCCCCTTGGATAGAAAATATTgtgcttttatttatatcttatttaatGTCATAACTTTACTTATGATAAGTGAATATTAATCAGGGTTGATGATTATACAAAACTATAATGAGTAATTAATTGGTTCAATTATTTGAATATCTTCACGTATtataaacatgattttttttactgttataatattTGTCATAGAACACATGTTTCTCCGCATTTAGTCGACGGTTTGTTCAAACTTTTATTCATATGGGATacttatgttatttttttgtctcatttattGTTTGTAAGATAAGAAGATGGGGATGAATGCGCTGaggtgaaggaaaaaaacaaaaacaataataaaatgttaactTCAGACATTCAtcctgacatgtgcacacacacacacacacacacacacacagacacacacacacacatacacatacacatacacatacacatacacatacacacacacacacacacacacacacacacacacacacacacacacacacacacacacatacacacacacaaacttgcgaATACGTATACAGGAAATCTATTTTGATATAGCTATTAATGGTCCATTATCTAGTCACGTCAGTAGTGCCATATGTATCAAgagaatggtgagagagagagagagagagagagagagagagagagagagagagagagagagagagagagagagagagagagagagagagagagagagagagagagacatatatatatatatatatatatatatatagatagatatataatccatatatgtgtatataatatgcagatacatatgtgtatatatatgcatgtagattacacacacacacacacacacacacacacacacacacacacacacacatatatatatata
The sequence above is drawn from the Penaeus chinensis breed Huanghai No. 1 chromosome 33, ASM1920278v2, whole genome shotgun sequence genome and encodes:
- the LOC125043174 gene encoding neurogenic differentiation factor 4-like; amino-acid sequence: MAKSEESVPTAESARQAVDDNNNTDNNNNTDDHQDSDAHDDVKTDAASSGKYQLRPRSVHARRLCDSDWSFGESLRHKPRAAPLSRYRRKTANARERYRMRQINTAFESLRGVLPSWVCSRRAASDMTKIATLRLASAYIRSLQDILDGSAPQDTCSWVLSTILDGPSRCPKEAQLSKTSQLAAGDSQLQSDYELATLLASSEAQLFQDNLDTFAYLSPACEGEPVALLLEPDPPTSRAWAEGHYPPTPLVT